The proteins below are encoded in one region of Oncorhynchus gorbuscha isolate QuinsamMale2020 ecotype Even-year linkage group LG01, OgorEven_v1.0, whole genome shotgun sequence:
- the kmt5b gene encoding histone-lysine N-methyltransferase KMT5B isoform X2 — protein MGESKNMVLNGRRHCSRFSSDRSITSARSLRQSKGSLRSRRCSQRVISSTLEAERRHTPSSGMTPKELCENDDLTTSLILDPYLGFQTHKMNSRFRPIKDRQGHLKEVLECFKKHDNLEKAFHALTAGDWSRPHFHHKTKAQGKLFKEHVFVYLRMFATNSGFEILPCNRYSSEQNGAKIVATKEWKTNDKMEYLVGCIAELSQHEESILLRHGENDFSVMYSTRKNCAQLWLGPAAFINHDCRPNCKFVSTGRDTACVKVLRDIEPGEEISCYYGDGFFGENNELCECYTCERRSAGAFKPKTGQSTATPIINSMYGLRETDKRLHRLKKLEDSKCSDSQLDGSNMDPDSQENHDTHSLGRTACSSVTRLSEAQALSRQTLSKMPMPTSSFNQRHSKNSNVQEKRNSKSGKPLHKLGRRCQVTAHRFPIEVEAMGLCLKDTTELVSNRVSRKSAMDKQGPMQVVGTRGCLVHYTVKEHIQNPMKDGSRCPDGLACTHRTRSSTRASVGTQGPDNIKLEPNCGVVSKTKPTDLREYVTDGHWIISPSLDIKCPSETCPRQRQMINQEEQHSFRPASLLQKEVPGLHHAARTPDIAECRKELQCLPDGREYYNNLSKGDKLLHLGKGKKKQQITRYDSQLILANNSSGIPKLTLRRRRDSGSSRIEPGEPDPVKSSGSTKASMKFGKSHHHAKTKRSSYAARWSNGTFSPVDHIHSSKHGLGPVEHIHSSKHGLGPVEHIHSSKHGFSPVEHIHSSKHGLSPVEHICSSKHGFSPVEHIHSSKHGFSPVEHIHSSKHGLSPVEHIRSSRHDFSPVEHIHSSKHGFSPVEHIHSSKLKIHLQHEWDSRRLSQYCHGRGPFTGIVEREAGEVFGPTVATFGMHDDTEEDSSSSEEEDEDASDHEEFDDDFIPLPPTKRLRLIVGKDSIDIDIASRRRENQSRTVNQ, from the exons ATGGGGGAATCCAAGAACATGGTGTTGAATGGCAGGCGGCATTGCAGCAGATTCTCCAGTGATCGATCCATAACCTCGGCCAGGTCCCTGCGACAGAGCAAGGGCTCCTTAAGAAGTAGGAGATGTAGTCAAC GTGTCATCAGTTCTACCCTTGAGGCAGAGAGACGTCATACCCCGTCGTCAGGTATGACTCCAAAGGAACTCTGTGAGAATGATGACTTGACTACAAGTCTTATTCTGGACCCCTACCTCGGCTTCCAGACCCATAAGATGAATAGCAG GTTTCGACCCATCAAGGACCGACAAGGACATTTGAAGGAGGTGCTAGAGTGCTTTAAAAAACATGATAACCTCGAGAAGGCCTTCCATGCCTTGACTGCTGGGGACTGGTCAAGACCCCACTTTCACCACAAGACTAAGGCTCAGGGCAAACTCTTCAAAGAGCAT GTTTTTGTTTACCTACGAATGTTTGCAACTAACAGTGGGTTTGAAATACTTCCCTGCAATCGTTATTCCTCTGAGCAGAATGGAGCCAAAATTGTAGCAACAAAAGAGTG GAAAACTAATGATAAGATGGAATACCTGGTGGGCTGCATTGCTGAGCTATCACAGCATGAGGAAAGCATTTTACTGCGACATGGTGAAAATGACTTCAGTGTGATGTACTCCACCCGCAAGAACTGCGCTCAACTGTGGCTGGGACCTGCAGCCTTCATCAACCATG ATTGCAGGCCAAATTGCAAG TTTGTTTCCACTGGGCGAGATACAGCATGTGTCAAGGTTCTGAGGGATATTGAACCTGGGGAAGAAAtctcctgttactatggagatggCTTCTTTGGGGAAAATAATGAACTCTGTGAATGTTACACATGTGAAAG GCGCAGTGCTGGTGCTTTCAAACCGAAGACTGGGCAGTCTACGGCCACTCCTATTATCAACAGCATGTATggcctgagagagacagacaaacggCTCCATCGACTTAAGAAATTAGAAGACAGCAAGTGCTCTGACAGTCAGTTGGACGGCTCTAATATGGATCCAGACTCTCAGGAAAATCATGACACACATTCAT TAGGGAGGACAGCCTGCTCCAGTGTGACCAGGCTCAGTGAAGCACAAGCCCTAAGCAGGCAAACTCTGTCCAAAATGCCTATGCCTACCTCATCATTCAATCAAAGACACTCAAAGAACTCCAACGTGCAAGAGAAACGAAACTCAAAGTCCGGAAAGCCTTTGCACAAGCTAGGAAGAAGGTGTCAGGTAACTGCTCACAGGTTCCCCATTGAGGTGGAAGCTATGGGTTTGTGCCTTAAGGACACCACAGAATTAGTCAGTAACAGGGTCTCGCGAAAGAGTGCGATGGATAAGCAAGGACCCATGCAAGTGGTGGGAACAAGGGGTTGTCTTGTGCACTACACTGTGAAGGAACACATTCAGAACCCAAtgaaagatggtagtaggtgccCTGATGGTTTAGCTTGCACTCACAGAACTCGCAGTTCAACCAGAGCATCAGTTGGCACACAGGGGCCTGACAACATTAAACTTGAACCAAACTGTGGTGTGGTTAGTAAGACCAAGCCTACAGACCTCAGAGAGTATGTCACAGATGGTCACTGGATAATCAGCCCAAGCCTGGATATCAAGTGTCCAAGTGAGACCTGTCCCAGACAGAGGCAAATGATAAATCAGGAGGAGCAGCACTCTTTCAGACCAGCATCCCTTCTCCAGAAGGAGGTTCCAGGCCTGCACCATGCAGCCCGTACCCCAGACATAGCTGAATGCAGGAAAGAGTTGCAATGCCTGCCTGATGGTCGTGAGTACTACAACAATCTGTCTAAGGGAGACAAGCTTCTCCACCTTGGCAAGGGGAAGAAGAAACAGCAGATTACGCGCTATGATTCCCAGCTGATCCTAGCCAACAACAGCTCAGGCATTCCCAAATTAACCCTACGGAGACGAAGGGACAGCGGCAGCAGTAGGATTGAGCCTGGTGAGCCTGACCCTGTCAAGTCCTCCGGCTCCACAAAGGCCAGCATGAAATTTGGGAAGAGCCATCACCATGCAAAGACCAAGAGGAGCTCTTATGCAGCCAGATGGAGTAATGGGACTTTCAGTCCTGTGGACCACATCCATTCCTCCAAACATGGCCTCGGTCCTGTGGAACACATCCATTCCTCCAAACATGGCCTCGGTCCTGTGGAACACATCCATTCCTCCAAACATGGCTTCAGTCCTGTGGAACACATCCATTCCTCCAAACATGGCCTCAGTCCTGTGGAACACATCTGCTCCTCCAAACATGGCTTCAGTCCTGTGGAACACATCCATTCCTCCAAACATGGCTTCAGTCCTGTGGAACACATCCATTCCTCCAAACATGGCCTCAGTCCTGTGGAACACATTCGCTCCTCCAGACATGACTTCAGTCCTGTGGAACACATCCATTCCTCCAAACATGGCTTCAGTCCTGTGGAACACATTCATTCTTCCAAACTGAAGATTCACCTGCAGCATGAGTGGGACAGCAGGAGGCTCAGCCAGTATTGCCATGGTCGTGGGCCCTTCACAggtatagtagagagagaggcaggggaggtcTTTGGGCCCACAGTAGCAACATTTGGAATGCACGATGACACAGAGGAAGACTCGTCCTCTTCAGAAGAAGAGGATGAAGATGCATCTGACCATGAAGAGTTTGACGATGATTTTATTCCACTTCCACCAACAAAACGCCTCCGGCTCATTGTTGGTAAAGACTCTATAGATATTGATATCGCATCAAGGAGACGTGAAAATCAGTCACGAACAGTCAATCAATGA
- the kmt5b gene encoding histone-lysine N-methyltransferase KMT5B isoform X1: MGESKNMVLNGRRHCSRFSSDRSITSARSLRQSKGSLRSRRCSQRVISSTLEAERRHTPSSGMTPKELCENDDLTTSLILDPYLGFQTHKMNSRFRPIKDRQGHLKEVLECFKKHDNLEKAFHALTAGDWSRPHFHHKTKAQGKLFKEHVFVYLRMFATNSGFEILPCNRYSSEQNGAKIVATKEWKTNDKMEYLVGCIAELSQHEESILLRHGENDFSVMYSTRKNCAQLWLGPAAFINHDCRPNCKFVSTGRDTACVKVLRDIEPGEEISCYYGDGFFGENNELCECYTCERRSAGAFKPKTGQSTATPIINSMYGLRETDKRLHRLKKLEDSKCSDSQLDGSNMDPDSQENHDTHSSVGRTACSSVTRLSEAQALSRQTLSKMPMPTSSFNQRHSKNSNVQEKRNSKSGKPLHKLGRRCQVTAHRFPIEVEAMGLCLKDTTELVSNRVSRKSAMDKQGPMQVVGTRGCLVHYTVKEHIQNPMKDGSRCPDGLACTHRTRSSTRASVGTQGPDNIKLEPNCGVVSKTKPTDLREYVTDGHWIISPSLDIKCPSETCPRQRQMINQEEQHSFRPASLLQKEVPGLHHAARTPDIAECRKELQCLPDGREYYNNLSKGDKLLHLGKGKKKQQITRYDSQLILANNSSGIPKLTLRRRRDSGSSRIEPGEPDPVKSSGSTKASMKFGKSHHHAKTKRSSYAARWSNGTFSPVDHIHSSKHGLGPVEHIHSSKHGLGPVEHIHSSKHGFSPVEHIHSSKHGLSPVEHICSSKHGFSPVEHIHSSKHGFSPVEHIHSSKHGLSPVEHIRSSRHDFSPVEHIHSSKHGFSPVEHIHSSKLKIHLQHEWDSRRLSQYCHGRGPFTGIVEREAGEVFGPTVATFGMHDDTEEDSSSSEEEDEDASDHEEFDDDFIPLPPTKRLRLIVGKDSIDIDIASRRRENQSRTVNQ, translated from the exons ATGGGGGAATCCAAGAACATGGTGTTGAATGGCAGGCGGCATTGCAGCAGATTCTCCAGTGATCGATCCATAACCTCGGCCAGGTCCCTGCGACAGAGCAAGGGCTCCTTAAGAAGTAGGAGATGTAGTCAAC GTGTCATCAGTTCTACCCTTGAGGCAGAGAGACGTCATACCCCGTCGTCAGGTATGACTCCAAAGGAACTCTGTGAGAATGATGACTTGACTACAAGTCTTATTCTGGACCCCTACCTCGGCTTCCAGACCCATAAGATGAATAGCAG GTTTCGACCCATCAAGGACCGACAAGGACATTTGAAGGAGGTGCTAGAGTGCTTTAAAAAACATGATAACCTCGAGAAGGCCTTCCATGCCTTGACTGCTGGGGACTGGTCAAGACCCCACTTTCACCACAAGACTAAGGCTCAGGGCAAACTCTTCAAAGAGCAT GTTTTTGTTTACCTACGAATGTTTGCAACTAACAGTGGGTTTGAAATACTTCCCTGCAATCGTTATTCCTCTGAGCAGAATGGAGCCAAAATTGTAGCAACAAAAGAGTG GAAAACTAATGATAAGATGGAATACCTGGTGGGCTGCATTGCTGAGCTATCACAGCATGAGGAAAGCATTTTACTGCGACATGGTGAAAATGACTTCAGTGTGATGTACTCCACCCGCAAGAACTGCGCTCAACTGTGGCTGGGACCTGCAGCCTTCATCAACCATG ATTGCAGGCCAAATTGCAAG TTTGTTTCCACTGGGCGAGATACAGCATGTGTCAAGGTTCTGAGGGATATTGAACCTGGGGAAGAAAtctcctgttactatggagatggCTTCTTTGGGGAAAATAATGAACTCTGTGAATGTTACACATGTGAAAG GCGCAGTGCTGGTGCTTTCAAACCGAAGACTGGGCAGTCTACGGCCACTCCTATTATCAACAGCATGTATggcctgagagagacagacaaacggCTCCATCGACTTAAGAAATTAGAAGACAGCAAGTGCTCTGACAGTCAGTTGGACGGCTCTAATATGGATCCAGACTCTCAGGAAAATCATGACACACATTCAT CAGTAGGGAGGACAGCCTGCTCCAGTGTGACCAGGCTCAGTGAAGCACAAGCCCTAAGCAGGCAAACTCTGTCCAAAATGCCTATGCCTACCTCATCATTCAATCAAAGACACTCAAAGAACTCCAACGTGCAAGAGAAACGAAACTCAAAGTCCGGAAAGCCTTTGCACAAGCTAGGAAGAAGGTGTCAGGTAACTGCTCACAGGTTCCCCATTGAGGTGGAAGCTATGGGTTTGTGCCTTAAGGACACCACAGAATTAGTCAGTAACAGGGTCTCGCGAAAGAGTGCGATGGATAAGCAAGGACCCATGCAAGTGGTGGGAACAAGGGGTTGTCTTGTGCACTACACTGTGAAGGAACACATTCAGAACCCAAtgaaagatggtagtaggtgccCTGATGGTTTAGCTTGCACTCACAGAACTCGCAGTTCAACCAGAGCATCAGTTGGCACACAGGGGCCTGACAACATTAAACTTGAACCAAACTGTGGTGTGGTTAGTAAGACCAAGCCTACAGACCTCAGAGAGTATGTCACAGATGGTCACTGGATAATCAGCCCAAGCCTGGATATCAAGTGTCCAAGTGAGACCTGTCCCAGACAGAGGCAAATGATAAATCAGGAGGAGCAGCACTCTTTCAGACCAGCATCCCTTCTCCAGAAGGAGGTTCCAGGCCTGCACCATGCAGCCCGTACCCCAGACATAGCTGAATGCAGGAAAGAGTTGCAATGCCTGCCTGATGGTCGTGAGTACTACAACAATCTGTCTAAGGGAGACAAGCTTCTCCACCTTGGCAAGGGGAAGAAGAAACAGCAGATTACGCGCTATGATTCCCAGCTGATCCTAGCCAACAACAGCTCAGGCATTCCCAAATTAACCCTACGGAGACGAAGGGACAGCGGCAGCAGTAGGATTGAGCCTGGTGAGCCTGACCCTGTCAAGTCCTCCGGCTCCACAAAGGCCAGCATGAAATTTGGGAAGAGCCATCACCATGCAAAGACCAAGAGGAGCTCTTATGCAGCCAGATGGAGTAATGGGACTTTCAGTCCTGTGGACCACATCCATTCCTCCAAACATGGCCTCGGTCCTGTGGAACACATCCATTCCTCCAAACATGGCCTCGGTCCTGTGGAACACATCCATTCCTCCAAACATGGCTTCAGTCCTGTGGAACACATCCATTCCTCCAAACATGGCCTCAGTCCTGTGGAACACATCTGCTCCTCCAAACATGGCTTCAGTCCTGTGGAACACATCCATTCCTCCAAACATGGCTTCAGTCCTGTGGAACACATCCATTCCTCCAAACATGGCCTCAGTCCTGTGGAACACATTCGCTCCTCCAGACATGACTTCAGTCCTGTGGAACACATCCATTCCTCCAAACATGGCTTCAGTCCTGTGGAACACATTCATTCTTCCAAACTGAAGATTCACCTGCAGCATGAGTGGGACAGCAGGAGGCTCAGCCAGTATTGCCATGGTCGTGGGCCCTTCACAggtatagtagagagagaggcaggggaggtcTTTGGGCCCACAGTAGCAACATTTGGAATGCACGATGACACAGAGGAAGACTCGTCCTCTTCAGAAGAAGAGGATGAAGATGCATCTGACCATGAAGAGTTTGACGATGATTTTATTCCACTTCCACCAACAAAACGCCTCCGGCTCATTGTTGGTAAAGACTCTATAGATATTGATATCGCATCAAGGAGACGTGAAAATCAGTCACGAACAGTCAATCAATGA